The following are from one region of the Stanieria cyanosphaera PCC 7437 genome:
- the glgA gene encoding glycogen synthase GlgA produces MYIVQIASECAPVIKAGGLGDVVYGLSRELEVRGNCVEIILPMYDCMRYDHIWGLHEAYLDLWVPWYDGAINCSVYCGWVHGRLCFFIQPNSQDNFFNRGNYYGSSDDNLRFAFFSKAALEFLLVSNKRPDIIHCHDWQTGLVPVMLYEIYQYHGMSNQRVCYTIHNFKHQGFAGNEVLRATGLNQESYYYDYDRLRDNFNPFAINFMKGGIVYSNYVNTVSPHHAWEAHYGEEGYGLGHTLELHQSKFSGILNGVDYDVWNPEIDKYIPHHYNIDQLENKAKNKKALREKLLLQDVDKPIIAYIGRLDQQKGVHLVHHAIYYAIHHGAQFVLLGSATEKAINDWFCHEKAFLNDHPDVHLELGFNEELAHLIYAGSDMIIVPSNYEPCGLTQIIGMKYGTVPIVRGVGGLVSTVFDRDYDQNHAPEKRNGYVFYQTDTPALESAMERAISLWYQYPKEFEQLIQQGMEYDFSWNNPGAQYMNVYEFIKA; encoded by the coding sequence ATGTACATCGTGCAGATTGCCTCTGAATGCGCTCCTGTAATCAAAGCTGGTGGCTTAGGCGACGTAGTGTATGGACTCAGCAGAGAACTAGAAGTTCGGGGTAATTGCGTTGAAATTATTCTGCCCATGTACGATTGTATGCGCTACGACCATATTTGGGGTCTGCACGAAGCCTATCTCGATCTGTGGGTACCTTGGTATGATGGTGCAATTAACTGTTCAGTGTATTGTGGTTGGGTACACGGACGATTATGTTTCTTTATTCAACCCAATTCTCAAGATAATTTCTTCAATCGGGGTAATTATTATGGTAGCTCAGACGATAACCTCCGTTTTGCTTTCTTTAGCAAGGCTGCTTTAGAGTTTTTATTAGTAAGTAATAAACGTCCCGATATTATTCATTGCCACGACTGGCAAACTGGTTTAGTTCCCGTCATGCTTTATGAAATCTATCAATATCATGGCATGAGTAACCAACGGGTATGTTATACCATTCACAACTTTAAACATCAAGGGTTTGCAGGGAATGAGGTTTTACGAGCTACAGGTTTAAATCAAGAATCCTATTATTATGACTACGATCGCTTGAGAGATAATTTTAATCCTTTTGCCATTAATTTCATGAAGGGCGGGATTGTTTATTCTAATTATGTCAACACTGTTTCTCCCCATCACGCTTGGGAAGCTCATTATGGTGAGGAAGGTTATGGTTTAGGGCATACTTTAGAACTTCATCAAAGCAAATTTAGCGGTATTCTGAATGGTGTCGATTATGATGTGTGGAATCCTGAAATTGATAAATATATTCCTCACCACTACAATATCGATCAGTTAGAAAATAAAGCCAAGAACAAAAAAGCTTTACGGGAAAAATTATTACTTCAAGATGTAGATAAACCGATCATTGCCTACATTGGTCGTCTCGACCAACAAAAAGGTGTACATTTGGTTCACCATGCTATTTATTATGCGATCCATCATGGAGCGCAATTTGTTTTACTTGGTTCGGCAACAGAAAAAGCAATCAATGACTGGTTCTGTCATGAAAAAGCCTTTTTAAACGATCATCCCGATGTTCATCTAGAACTTGGTTTTAACGAAGAATTAGCTCACCTGATTTATGCAGGGTCTGATATGATTATTGTGCCTAGTAATTACGAACCATGCGGATTAACTCAAATTATTGGCATGAAATACGGTACTGTTCCAATTGTCAGAGGAGTAGGGGGATTAGTCAGCACAGTCTTTGACCGTGACTATGATCAAAATCATGCTCCAGAAAAACGCAATGGTTATGTTTTCTATCAAACCGATACTCCTGCTTTAGAATCGGCAATGGAACGGGCAATTAGTTTGTGGTATCAATATCCCAAAGAATTTGAACAACTGATCCAACAAGGAATGGAATATGATTTCTCGTGGAATAATCCAGGGGCGCAATATATGAATGTTTATGAATTTATCAAGGCGTAG
- the ald gene encoding alanine dehydrogenase produces MEIGVPKETKDQEFRVGLTPSSVKLLTQNNHVVFVETGAGMGAGFSDRDYLAAGAKIVDSAAIAWDRELVVKVKEPLKNEYQYIQAGQLLFTYLHLAADRALTECLVKSGVTAIAYETVEFDDGRLPLLTPMSIIAGRLSVQFGARYLEKQQGGRGVLLGGIPGVRPGRVVILGGGVVGTEAAKIAVGMGARVQIIDINVERLAYLETLFGSRVELLYSSPAQIEAVVPEADLLIGAVLVVGKKAPILVNRNLVKQMYPGSVIVDVAVDQGGCVETLRPTSHTNPIYIEEEVVHFAVPNMPGAVPWTSTQALNNSTLPYVLKLANFGLNALSKDAALAKGLNIKNYQIIHPAVQEVFPDLA; encoded by the coding sequence ATGGAAATAGGCGTTCCCAAAGAAACTAAAGACCAAGAATTTCGCGTTGGCTTGACTCCGAGTAGTGTAAAATTACTAACTCAAAACAATCATGTCGTTTTTGTTGAAACTGGTGCAGGTATGGGTGCTGGTTTTAGCGATCGCGATTATCTAGCAGCAGGAGCAAAAATTGTAGATAGTGCTGCAATAGCTTGGGATCGAGAATTGGTAGTTAAAGTAAAAGAGCCTCTTAAAAACGAATACCAATATATTCAAGCAGGACAATTACTGTTTACCTATCTTCATTTAGCAGCAGATCGAGCTTTGACTGAATGTTTAGTCAAATCAGGAGTAACTGCGATCGCTTATGAAACAGTAGAATTTGATGATGGCAGATTACCCTTACTCACTCCTATGAGTATTATTGCAGGACGTTTATCAGTGCAGTTTGGTGCAAGATATTTAGAAAAACAACAGGGAGGAAGAGGTGTTTTATTAGGAGGTATTCCTGGAGTACGTCCTGGTAGAGTAGTTATTCTGGGTGGTGGAGTAGTCGGCACAGAAGCAGCTAAAATTGCGGTGGGGATGGGAGCGCGAGTTCAAATTATTGATATTAATGTCGAGCGTTTGGCTTATTTAGAAACGCTGTTTGGTTCTCGCGTAGAATTACTTTATAGTAGTCCTGCTCAAATTGAAGCAGTTGTTCCTGAAGCAGATTTATTAATTGGTGCGGTATTGGTAGTAGGTAAAAAAGCACCTATTTTAGTTAATCGTAATTTAGTCAAACAAATGTACCCAGGTTCGGTAATTGTTGATGTTGCAGTAGACCAAGGTGGTTGTGTCGAAACTTTACGCCCTACCTCTCATACTAATCCTATTTATATTGAAGAAGAAGTAGTTCATTTTGCCGTTCCCAATATGCCTGGTGCTGTACCTTGGACTTCTACACAAGCATTAAATAATAGTACTTTGCCCTATGTGTTGAAATTGGCTAATTTTGGCTTAAATGCTTTGAGTAAAGACGCTGCATTAGCTAAAGGTTTGAATATCAAAAATTATCAAATTATTCATCCTGCCGTCCAAGAAGTTTTTCCCGATTTAGCTTAG